In Neorhizobium galegae, the following proteins share a genomic window:
- a CDS encoding glycosyltransferase family 2 protein: MATFTVVIPFFQKEAGILRRALKSIFDQSYQDFDIVIVDDESPLSADMELQGIEDAWRSCIRVIRQQNGGPGAARNTGLDNIPAATRYAALLDSDDVWLPDHLKNAFESMTRFDAECYWASMQASDEFYYHFGMAELEQTEGGTRLSESPLLIEMPDLASVMLKNWSFLHLSCMVIARPVFETVRFEPSLRLAAEDVLFFVDCILKSKRTLLCDEEGAVRGMGLNIFHSIDNRSPQFLRQQFNTWVALDTLEERFRSRPSDVASIASYKNTARRQALWSQAGRVKRRQAPDLGLLARWVMRDPALIRAAFELGAGKLGRNAR; the protein is encoded by the coding sequence ATGGCGACGTTCACGGTTGTTATCCCATTTTTCCAAAAGGAAGCCGGCATTCTCCGCCGCGCACTGAAATCGATTTTCGATCAGAGCTATCAGGACTTCGATATCGTCATCGTCGACGACGAGTCGCCTCTCTCCGCAGATATGGAGCTTCAAGGCATTGAAGATGCTTGGAGATCCTGTATCCGGGTAATCCGCCAGCAGAACGGCGGGCCGGGTGCGGCACGCAATACCGGCCTCGACAACATACCCGCTGCCACCCGTTACGCGGCACTTCTCGATTCGGACGACGTCTGGCTGCCGGATCATCTGAAGAATGCGTTTGAGAGCATGACCCGCTTCGATGCCGAGTGCTACTGGGCCTCGATGCAGGCGAGCGACGAGTTCTACTACCACTTCGGCATGGCCGAACTCGAACAGACGGAAGGCGGTACGCGGCTTTCTGAAAGCCCGCTGCTGATCGAAATGCCGGATCTCGCAAGCGTCATGCTGAAGAACTGGAGCTTCCTGCATCTCTCCTGCATGGTCATCGCCCGGCCGGTCTTCGAAACGGTCCGTTTCGAACCCTCGCTACGACTGGCGGCCGAAGACGTGCTGTTCTTCGTCGACTGCATCCTGAAATCGAAGCGAACGCTGCTCTGCGACGAGGAGGGTGCGGTCCGCGGCATGGGTCTCAACATCTTCCACAGCATCGACAATCGCTCGCCGCAGTTCCTGCGACAGCAGTTCAACACCTGGGTGGCGCTCGATACGCTGGAGGAGCGTTTCCGTTCCCGCCCCAGCGACGTCGCCTCGATCGCATCCTACAAGAACACTGCCCGGCGGCAGGCCCTCTGGAGCCAGGCCGGACGGGTGAAACGCCGCCAGGCGCCGGACCTCGGCCTGCTCGCCCGCTGGGTGATGCGCGATCCCGCGCTGATCCGGGCAGCATTCGAACTCGGGGCCGGGAAACTCGGCCGTAACGCACGCTAA
- a CDS encoding glycosyltransferase has translation MADAAIRRRVLTLKAGGATVTVAGFERGSNVLADERDVTTVSLGQTADGRFAQRIGAVLAARMRLKRTLADIAVPDVIIARNLETLALAGRAASMFSRQVPVVYECLDIHRLLLDAGMKGRLMRQAQLFFGRRASLLITSSPAFVDNFFKPRSGLDLPVLLLENKVLALEPALVSGPLQPRPPEPGKPWRIGWFGAIRCRKSLDMLIDFAARMDGKVEIVLRGRPAYSEFDDFDAKVAAAPHVEFHGAYRNPEDLSAIYGDVQFTWAIDFFEEGLNSSWLLPNRLYEGGLYGAVPIALAGTETGRFIGKRGIGLVRNHVTAETLEALFKEMTEARYLDLFSRLAAVERSQWVTGPADCRALVSRLAVLHPNVPSPAEMPAVSTLQS, from the coding sequence ATGGCCGACGCGGCCATCCGGCGGCGCGTGCTGACCTTGAAGGCCGGCGGTGCGACCGTCACCGTCGCGGGCTTTGAGCGCGGCTCGAACGTGCTTGCCGACGAGCGGGATGTGACGACCGTTTCACTCGGGCAGACGGCGGACGGGCGGTTTGCGCAGCGCATCGGAGCGGTTCTTGCCGCCCGCATGAGGCTGAAGCGGACCCTGGCTGATATCGCCGTCCCCGACGTCATCATCGCTCGCAATCTGGAGACGCTGGCGCTTGCCGGACGCGCCGCGTCCATGTTCAGCCGCCAGGTTCCCGTCGTCTACGAATGCCTCGATATTCACCGCCTGCTTCTCGACGCGGGAATGAAGGGTCGCCTGATGCGCCAGGCGCAGCTGTTTTTCGGCCGCCGCGCCAGCCTGCTGATCACCAGCTCCCCGGCTTTCGTGGATAATTTCTTCAAACCGCGTTCCGGTCTCGACCTGCCGGTTCTGCTTCTGGAAAACAAGGTGCTTGCCCTCGAGCCGGCACTGGTTTCCGGGCCGCTCCAGCCCCGCCCACCGGAGCCGGGCAAGCCCTGGCGGATCGGCTGGTTCGGGGCGATCCGCTGCCGCAAGTCGCTCGATATGCTGATCGATTTCGCGGCCCGCATGGACGGGAAGGTCGAGATCGTATTGCGAGGCCGCCCGGCTTACAGCGAGTTCGACGATTTCGATGCGAAGGTTGCTGCCGCCCCGCATGTCGAGTTCCACGGTGCCTACCGCAATCCCGAGGATCTTTCTGCGATCTACGGCGACGTGCAGTTCACCTGGGCGATCGATTTTTTCGAGGAGGGGCTGAATTCCAGCTGGCTGCTGCCGAACCGGCTCTATGAAGGCGGGCTGTACGGCGCCGTTCCGATCGCGCTTGCAGGCACCGAGACCGGCCGCTTCATCGGCAAGCGAGGCATCGGCCTGGTGCGCAATCACGTGACGGCGGAGACGCTCGAAGCGCTGTTCAAGGAAATGACGGAAGCGCGTTACCTTGACCTCTTTTCCCGGCTTGCCGCCGTGGAGCGCAGCCAGTGGGTGACCGGTCCGGCGGATTGTCGCGCCCTTGTTTCGCGGCTCGCCGTCCTACATCCCAACGTCCCGTCGCCGGCCGAAATGCCGGCTGTTTCAACCCTGCAATCGTGA
- a CDS encoding polysaccharide biosynthesis tyrosine autokinase has product MDQVNFRPRTIFPSETRDNDTFIDLDKLWAAAIRRSGIVVVCLIATVALAGLYLVMAQPIYTALTQILIDENLSRYADDAQDSQSAQQIDNRMSSAVEILKSKALAVRVVDKAKLDQNDTVVNPPQSPVDLAKGAIRSVVALLTPGSPPASEENIRMGRREKAAAVLQQSLTVERVGRSSVIALSVRSPDPQLAAMITRTYAESYLTEQLNANFDATERASLWLQERLNDLNSRSQQASLAVEQFKTQHGLVSPRGELLSTQQLSDLNSQLIVAQADAATASARYNQYQAIIDKGPDAAVQNAVVSARDTDNTVIQDLRKRYINISDREQGIIQQFGANHPQAVALKAEKSELAQQIYRELQQLTGSFRNIFEVASSREKSLRESIDRVAGRNSEANVSMVQLRELEQKAAALKTLYESYLGRFEEATQRQSFPIAKARVISDAGLPTAPSSPRKTLTMALSIVLGLLIGGAAATLLEFRERFFRTGDDVQEKLGLRFLGYLPMVSGASAEETPPPATTDAEAAGAPPGNPISFRRLMRVAVEAPRSQFAETLRNAKLACDIMLQDRKCRVIGVVSCLPGEGKSMVAANFAGLIASTGVRTLVIDGDLRNPGLSRMLASEPEVGLVEVVLQQTPWTNAARVDRRSRLTILPMTTRSKQLAHTSELLASSGMSHFLESIKDTFDVIVVDLAPLLPVIDAKAFEPYVDGFVFVTEWGVTPAKAVQSIIRSEPQIASKTVGVILNKTEMSELHRYADPGSPERLHSSYVSYYKEGSTSAPR; this is encoded by the coding sequence ATGGATCAGGTAAACTTCCGACCGAGAACGATATTCCCGAGCGAAACGCGGGATAACGACACGTTCATCGATCTCGACAAGCTCTGGGCGGCTGCGATCCGTCGTTCGGGCATCGTCGTCGTCTGCCTCATCGCCACCGTTGCCCTTGCCGGGCTCTACCTGGTGATGGCGCAGCCGATCTACACCGCCCTGACGCAGATCCTCATCGACGAGAACCTTTCCCGTTATGCTGACGACGCGCAGGACAGCCAGTCGGCCCAACAGATCGACAACCGCATGTCGAGCGCAGTCGAGATCCTGAAATCCAAGGCATTGGCGGTGAGGGTGGTAGACAAGGCCAAGCTCGATCAGAACGACACGGTGGTCAATCCGCCGCAGTCGCCGGTCGATCTTGCCAAGGGCGCCATCCGCAGCGTCGTCGCGCTTCTGACCCCCGGCAGTCCGCCGGCTTCCGAGGAGAATATCCGGATGGGCCGGCGCGAAAAGGCGGCGGCCGTCCTGCAGCAATCGCTGACCGTGGAGCGTGTCGGCCGCAGCTCGGTGATCGCACTGTCCGTTCGTTCGCCGGATCCGCAGCTTGCCGCGATGATCACGCGGACCTATGCGGAATCCTACCTCACCGAACAGCTCAACGCGAATTTCGATGCGACGGAGCGGGCTTCGCTCTGGCTGCAGGAGCGCCTGAACGATCTCAACAGCCGTTCGCAGCAGGCCTCGCTTGCCGTCGAGCAATTCAAGACCCAGCACGGTCTGGTTTCGCCGCGCGGCGAACTCCTGTCGACGCAGCAGCTTTCGGATCTCAACAGCCAGCTGATCGTGGCGCAGGCCGATGCAGCCACCGCTTCGGCACGCTATAATCAATATCAGGCGATCATCGACAAGGGGCCTGACGCAGCCGTTCAGAACGCCGTCGTTTCGGCTCGCGATACGGACAACACGGTCATTCAGGACCTCCGGAAGCGTTACATCAACATTTCCGACCGCGAGCAGGGCATCATCCAGCAGTTCGGCGCCAACCATCCGCAGGCGGTCGCGCTCAAGGCGGAAAAGAGCGAACTCGCGCAGCAGATTTACCGCGAGCTGCAGCAATTGACCGGCAGCTTCCGCAACATATTCGAGGTGGCGAGTTCGCGCGAAAAATCGCTGCGTGAGAGTATCGACCGGGTTGCGGGCCGCAATTCGGAAGCGAATGTCTCGATGGTCCAGCTGCGCGAACTGGAGCAGAAGGCGGCGGCGCTGAAGACGCTCTATGAATCCTATCTCGGGCGCTTCGAGGAAGCGACGCAGCGGCAATCCTTCCCGATCGCCAAGGCCCGCGTGATCTCCGACGCCGGTCTGCCGACGGCCCCCTCCAGCCCGCGCAAGACGCTGACCATGGCGCTCTCCATCGTGCTCGGCCTGCTGATCGGCGGAGCGGCGGCAACGCTCCTGGAATTCCGCGAGCGGTTCTTCCGGACCGGCGACGATGTGCAGGAGAAACTGGGCCTTCGCTTCCTCGGCTACCTGCCGATGGTGAGCGGCGCCAGTGCGGAGGAAACGCCGCCGCCGGCAACGACCGACGCCGAAGCGGCAGGAGCACCTCCCGGCAACCCGATCTCGTTCCGGCGATTGATGCGGGTGGCGGTCGAGGCGCCGCGGTCTCAGTTCGCAGAGACGCTGCGCAACGCCAAGCTTGCATGCGATATCATGCTGCAGGATCGGAAATGCCGGGTGATCGGCGTGGTCTCCTGCCTGCCGGGCGAAGGGAAATCCATGGTCGCCGCCAATTTCGCCGGGCTGATCGCCTCGACGGGCGTTCGCACGCTGGTGATCGACGGCGACCTGCGCAATCCGGGTCTCAGCCGCATGCTGGCCTCCGAGCCGGAAGTCGGCCTGGTCGAAGTGGTGCTCCAGCAGACGCCATGGACCAATGCCGCACGTGTCGACCGCCGGTCGCGCCTGACGATCCTGCCGATGACGACGCGCAGCAAGCAGCTCGCCCATACGAGTGAACTCCTCGCTTCTTCCGGCATGAGCCATTTCCTCGAAAGCATCAAGGATACGTTCGACGTCATCGTCGTCGATCTGGCTCCGCTCCTCCCGGTGATCGATGCCAAGGCCTTCGAGCCCTATGTCGACGGTTTCGTCTTCGTCACCGAGTGGGGCGTGACCCCTGCGAAGGCGGTGCAGTCCATCATCCGGTCCGAACCGCAGATCGCTTCGAAAACGGTCGGCGTGATCCTCAACAAGACGGAAATGTCGGAGTTGCACCGCTATGCCGATCCGGGTTCGCCGGAGCGGCTGCACAGCAGCTACGTCTCATACTACAAGGAAGGCTCCACCTCGGCGCCTCGCTGA
- a CDS encoding glycosyltransferase family 2 protein: MVLRSHSNAQMSEIRTLLVIPCLNEAATIAPLLHKLNSQRGDMDMLIVVADGGSQDGTTDIVQSLIPEIRDVVLLGNRKRIQSAAINLAVDRFGEGRDFLIRIDAHGDYPDDYCRTLLQEAIGMDADSVVVGMETVGFGAFQKATAVAQNSKLGNGGSKHRAGGGGEWVDHGHHALMRIEAFRAVGGYDESFSHNEDAELDFRLRAAAFRIWMTGKTYMTYYPRSSAPALFRQYLAYGRGRAKNLIKHRSIPKLRQAIPLAVAPVVVGALLALLYWWAAIPMVIWAAACIGYGFWLAVGKNNPYGPLASLSAMIMHFAWSAGFWLELIGIRPRRIA; this comes from the coding sequence ATGGTTTTGCGTTCTCACTCCAATGCCCAGATGTCCGAGATCCGGACGCTTCTGGTGATCCCGTGCCTCAACGAAGCGGCGACCATCGCGCCGCTGTTGCACAAGCTGAATAGCCAGCGCGGCGACATGGACATGCTGATCGTCGTCGCCGACGGCGGCAGCCAGGACGGCACGACGGACATCGTCCAGAGCCTCATCCCGGAGATCCGGGACGTCGTCTTGCTCGGCAATCGCAAGCGCATCCAGAGTGCCGCCATCAACCTCGCCGTCGATCGGTTCGGCGAGGGCCGGGACTTTCTCATCCGCATCGATGCGCATGGGGACTACCCGGACGACTACTGCCGCACGCTTCTGCAGGAGGCGATCGGCATGGATGCCGATTCCGTGGTGGTCGGGATGGAGACGGTCGGTTTCGGTGCCTTCCAGAAGGCGACCGCGGTGGCGCAGAATTCCAAGCTCGGCAATGGCGGTTCGAAACATCGGGCCGGCGGTGGCGGCGAATGGGTCGATCACGGCCACCACGCGCTGATGCGGATCGAAGCCTTCCGGGCGGTCGGCGGATATGACGAAAGCTTCAGCCATAACGAGGACGCCGAGCTGGATTTCCGGCTGCGCGCCGCCGCCTTCCGCATCTGGATGACCGGCAAGACCTACATGACCTATTATCCGCGTTCGAGCGCTCCCGCGCTGTTCCGGCAATATCTCGCCTATGGCCGCGGCCGGGCGAAGAACCTGATCAAACATCGCTCGATCCCCAAGCTCAGGCAGGCGATCCCGCTTGCGGTGGCACCCGTCGTTGTCGGGGCGTTGCTTGCGCTTCTCTATTGGTGGGCGGCCATACCGATGGTCATCTGGGCCGCCGCCTGCATCGGTTACGGCTTCTGGCTGGCTGTGGGTAAGAACAACCCCTACGGCCCGCTCGCCTCGCTCTCCGCGATGATCATGCATTTCGCCTGGTCGGCCGGCTTCTGGCTGGAACTGATCGGCATCCGCCCACGGAGGATCGCTTGA
- a CDS encoding glycosyltransferase family 2 protein: MTMHDMQAPDFQPDVSFVIAAYNAEETLARAIDSALAQIGVTLEVIVVDDCSTDGTRAIAEGYSDQRVRLIAQAVNGGPAAARNAGLAAARGRWVAILDSDDTVYPVRLLTMLERAEDAQAQIVVDNLDVIPFDHGAPHAMFSKEALRQRSMLTLADFIGSNVIFQSTFNFGYMKPIFERAFLVEHGLRFDEALRIGEDYLLLASALASGARCAIAPEIGYVYHLRQDSISRVLEQSHLDAMLASDRVFLARYKLDAKASAAQRRRTRSILEAGSFLTLVDEIKKGSVGGFLKTAIENPRALRLLRMPIAVRMRRLVKRPTSTENPINRAGAPSERTKEWT, encoded by the coding sequence ATGACGATGCATGATATGCAGGCCCCGGATTTCCAGCCCGACGTGAGCTTTGTGATTGCAGCTTACAACGCCGAGGAGACGCTCGCGCGTGCGATCGACAGTGCGCTCGCCCAGATCGGCGTCACGCTCGAAGTGATCGTCGTCGACGATTGTTCGACGGACGGGACGCGGGCAATCGCGGAAGGCTATTCCGATCAGCGGGTCAGGCTGATCGCCCAGGCGGTGAACGGCGGGCCGGCTGCGGCTCGAAACGCCGGGCTTGCTGCGGCAAGGGGTCGTTGGGTCGCCATTCTCGATTCCGACGACACGGTCTATCCCGTCAGGCTGTTGACCATGCTGGAGCGGGCCGAGGATGCGCAGGCACAGATCGTCGTCGACAATCTCGACGTCATCCCGTTCGACCATGGGGCGCCCCATGCGATGTTCTCCAAGGAGGCGCTCAGGCAGCGGTCGATGCTGACGCTTGCCGATTTCATCGGCTCGAACGTGATTTTCCAGTCGACCTTCAACTTCGGCTACATGAAGCCGATCTTCGAACGCGCGTTTCTCGTCGAGCACGGGCTGCGCTTCGACGAGGCGCTGCGGATCGGCGAAGACTATCTGCTGCTTGCTTCTGCCCTGGCGAGCGGTGCGCGATGCGCGATCGCGCCGGAGATCGGATATGTCTATCACCTGCGCCAGGACTCGATTTCGCGCGTCCTGGAGCAGAGCCACCTGGATGCGATGCTGGCCTCCGACCGCGTTTTTCTCGCCCGCTACAAGCTGGATGCGAAGGCCTCGGCTGCCCAGCGCAGGCGGACCCGCAGCATCCTCGAAGCGGGTTCATTTCTCACGCTCGTCGACGAAATCAAAAAGGGTTCCGTCGGCGGCTTCCTGAAAACGGCAATCGAAAACCCACGTGCGCTCCGACTTCTGCGCATGCCGATCGCCGTTCGCATGCGCCGGCTGGTGAAGCGGCCGACGTCAACTGAAAATCCGATCAATAGGGCGGGGGCGCCCTCAGAAAGGACGAAGGAATGGACATGA
- a CDS encoding acyltransferase family protein, whose translation MTVDPNISSRINLMRILLISGILFVHVPHDPATNPFLGLNGLFDWLRVFLGDSLFRIGVPCLSAISGYLLFQRGWEAFDYAKTLRSKARTVLVPFLLWNLGLLGAVLVVQPMGIGVGYFPDLWNLSTREFLSNALATEGLPINIPLYFLRDLIVCIILSPILAMSVRRFPAATLGVLFLLAITPALMLGIVLKKSILFSFTLGIFLALNRVDLKVADRFAGLGTAAMLAAAVLLSIGLYWTGPDFPWPLDMARSALSIVGAGGFWLMSAIVIRSWAGQRLAATGSLSFWMFCAHYPLLVLMWMVWNRVAGDALYPVFYAAAAVGSFLILFVSNHLFSRRLRGLYEVLTGSRGRKAKLSAAASSHSPAGANHPGEPVMTQQHR comes from the coding sequence TTGACTGTCGATCCAAACATATCCTCCCGTATCAATCTGATGCGTATTCTGCTGATCTCCGGCATCCTCTTCGTCCACGTGCCGCACGATCCTGCGACCAACCCCTTTCTGGGGCTGAATGGTTTGTTCGATTGGCTCAGGGTTTTCCTCGGGGATAGCCTGTTCCGTATCGGCGTGCCGTGCCTCAGCGCGATTTCCGGCTACCTGCTGTTCCAGCGTGGCTGGGAGGCGTTCGACTATGCCAAGACGCTTCGCTCCAAGGCGAGGACTGTCCTGGTGCCTTTCTTATTGTGGAACCTCGGTCTGCTTGGGGCCGTTCTCGTCGTCCAACCCATGGGCATCGGTGTTGGGTATTTCCCTGATCTCTGGAACCTTTCGACGCGGGAATTCTTGAGCAATGCACTGGCCACGGAAGGGTTGCCGATCAATATTCCTCTCTACTTTCTGCGCGACCTGATCGTCTGCATCATCCTGTCGCCGATCCTTGCCATGTCGGTGCGGCGTTTTCCGGCGGCGACGCTTGGCGTGCTGTTCCTGCTGGCGATCACTCCCGCGTTGATGCTCGGCATCGTCCTGAAGAAATCGATCCTGTTCAGCTTCACCCTCGGCATCTTCCTGGCGCTCAACCGGGTGGATCTCAAGGTTGCGGACCGGTTTGCGGGGTTGGGTACGGCGGCAATGCTCGCCGCCGCAGTGCTGCTGTCCATCGGCCTCTACTGGACCGGCCCGGATTTCCCCTGGCCTCTCGACATGGCGCGCAGTGCGCTTTCGATTGTCGGGGCCGGCGGATTTTGGCTGATGTCGGCGATCGTCATCCGTTCCTGGGCCGGCCAACGGCTCGCCGCCACCGGAAGCCTGAGCTTCTGGATGTTCTGCGCCCATTATCCGCTGCTCGTCCTGATGTGGATGGTGTGGAACCGGGTGGCAGGCGATGCCCTTTATCCCGTCTTCTACGCGGCCGCTGCCGTCGGAAGCTTCCTCATTCTTTTTGTCAGCAACCATCTCTTCTCGCGCAGATTGCGCGGTCTGTACGAGGTGTTGACGGGCAGCCGCGGCCGCAAGGCCAAGCTTTCGGCCGCCGCCAGCTCCCACTCACCCGCCGGGGCCAACCATCCCGGCGAACCCGTAATGACGCAACAGCATAGGTGA
- a CDS encoding UTP--glucose-1-phosphate uridylyltransferase — protein sequence MDMKRPVRKAVIPVAGNGTRFLPATKAMPKEMLTIVDRPVVQYAVDEAMQAGIEHIIFVTSRNKTAIEDYFDSAPELVATLTRSGKTVQVTQLEKMLPVAGTVSYTRQQVPLGLGHAVWCARELVGNEPFALLLPDMVSYGPQGCMAGLMDLYEEVGGNVFAVEECAPEETSSYGIVGVGHSVSHGFEVTEMVEKPKPAEAPSNYYLNGRYILQPEIFELLARQERGAGNEIQLTDSMHKLAQVQPFHAHPYQGRTFDCGSKRGFIEANVAFAMLRQDMGAEIYASIKELMMSHETRVKAA from the coding sequence ATGGACATGAAAAGACCAGTTCGAAAGGCGGTGATACCCGTCGCAGGCAACGGCACTCGGTTCCTGCCGGCCACCAAGGCCATGCCGAAGGAAATGTTGACGATCGTCGATCGGCCCGTCGTTCAATATGCGGTCGACGAAGCCATGCAGGCGGGAATCGAGCACATCATTTTTGTGACCAGCCGCAACAAAACCGCGATCGAGGACTATTTCGACAGCGCGCCGGAGCTCGTCGCGACGCTGACCCGCTCGGGCAAGACGGTCCAGGTTACCCAACTCGAAAAGATGCTGCCGGTCGCCGGCACCGTCAGCTATACGCGCCAGCAGGTGCCGCTCGGGCTTGGCCATGCGGTCTGGTGCGCCCGTGAACTGGTCGGCAACGAACCGTTCGCGCTGCTTCTGCCCGACATGGTTTCCTACGGTCCGCAGGGCTGCATGGCCGGGCTGATGGATCTCTATGAAGAAGTCGGCGGCAATGTCTTTGCGGTCGAGGAATGTGCGCCGGAAGAGACGTCGAGTTATGGTATCGTGGGTGTCGGCCACAGCGTGTCGCATGGTTTCGAGGTGACGGAGATGGTCGAAAAACCGAAACCTGCTGAGGCGCCGTCCAACTATTACCTGAATGGGCGTTATATTCTGCAGCCGGAAATCTTCGAATTGCTTGCCCGGCAGGAACGCGGCGCCGGCAACGAAATTCAGCTGACGGACAGCATGCACAAGCTTGCGCAGGTCCAGCCGTTTCATGCGCATCCCTATCAGGGACGCACATTCGACTGCGGCAGCAAGCGCGGCTTTATCGAAGCGAATGTCGCCTTCGCCATGCTTCGCCAGGATATGGGGGCCGAGATTTACGCCTCCATCAAGGAACTGATGATGTCGCACGAAACGCGGGTCAAAGCCGCCTGA
- a CDS encoding glycosyltransferase yields the protein MVAEERPFRIDIGICTYRRPELAETLISLFEIAVPAGAELRLIVADNDASPSASGLVDGLRERSPFPIRYVHCPKSNISIARNACLAESDADYLAFIDDDETAEPEWLVGLVSTARLTGADAVLGPVRAVYGTQSADWMRKGDFHSTMPVWVGGQIRTGYTCNTLLHMRSPVVAGRRFALSLGQSGGEDTHFFTALTDAGGRIEFASDATVEELVPEKRASFAWLAKRRFRSGQTHGRILATKNSGLGRIKQTALAALKLGYCLAVTAATIASPVTRIRYALRAALHAGAVTGTLGIREIRQYGAAEAT from the coding sequence ATGGTGGCAGAGGAAAGGCCGTTCCGCATCGATATCGGTATCTGCACCTACCGGCGTCCGGAACTCGCCGAAACGCTGATCTCGCTCTTCGAGATTGCCGTGCCGGCGGGCGCGGAACTGCGCCTGATCGTTGCCGATAACGATGCAAGCCCGAGCGCAAGCGGGCTGGTGGATGGTTTGCGGGAGCGTTCGCCGTTCCCGATCCGCTATGTGCATTGCCCGAAATCGAATATCTCGATCGCCCGCAATGCCTGCCTCGCCGAAAGCGATGCGGACTACCTCGCCTTCATCGACGACGACGAGACGGCGGAGCCGGAATGGCTGGTCGGGCTCGTATCGACGGCGAGGCTGACCGGAGCCGATGCGGTTCTCGGGCCGGTGAGGGCGGTCTATGGAACCCAAAGCGCCGACTGGATGCGCAAGGGCGATTTTCACTCGACCATGCCCGTCTGGGTCGGCGGGCAGATCAGGACGGGTTATACCTGCAATACCCTTCTCCACATGCGTTCGCCGGTCGTTGCGGGCCGCAGGTTCGCGCTTTCGCTCGGGCAGAGCGGCGGCGAGGACACGCATTTCTTCACCGCCTTGACGGATGCGGGCGGGCGGATCGAATTTGCATCGGATGCAACGGTCGAGGAACTGGTTCCAGAAAAGCGGGCAAGTTTCGCCTGGCTCGCCAAGCGCAGGTTCCGTTCCGGGCAGACGCATGGGCGCATCCTTGCGACAAAGAATTCCGGCCTCGGCCGGATCAAGCAGACCGCGCTTGCTGCGCTGAAGCTCGGTTACTGCCTGGCAGTGACGGCGGCAACCATTGCCTCGCCGGTCACCCGTATTCGCTACGCCCTTCGTGCGGCACTCCATGCCGGCGCGGTCACGGGCACGCTCGGCATCCGCGAGATCCGCCAATACGGAGCCGCCGAAGCCACATGA
- a CDS encoding glycoside hydrolase family 16 protein translates to MTAKARQIQLTCQVIIAAAVSGFLSPAAHAQQGAAGQSFVENFDSLDRSVWYVSDGWNNGKHQNCTWSKKQVKVEGGALQLSFTGDKTGDRDFACGEIQTKARFGYGTYEVRMKSATGSGLNSAFFTYIGPTDKKPHDEIDFEVLGKNTGQVQLNQYVSAKGNNEKLVPVAGGADQGFNDYAFIWEESRLRYFVNGKLVHEVTDKTKIPQNPQKIFLSLWGTDTLKQWMGAFSYTQPTSMTVDRISFTAIGEKCRFPESVLCTLG, encoded by the coding sequence ATGACGGCCAAGGCCAGACAGATTCAACTAACCTGCCAGGTTATCATCGCTGCCGCGGTGTCTGGATTTCTCTCCCCCGCAGCACATGCCCAACAGGGTGCTGCGGGTCAGTCCTTCGTGGAGAACTTCGACAGCCTCGATCGTTCCGTCTGGTACGTCTCTGACGGCTGGAACAACGGCAAGCACCAGAACTGCACCTGGTCGAAAAAGCAGGTGAAGGTCGAAGGCGGCGCCCTGCAGCTCAGCTTCACGGGAGACAAGACCGGCGACCGTGACTTCGCCTGTGGCGAAATCCAGACCAAGGCGCGTTTCGGCTATGGGACCTACGAGGTGCGCATGAAATCCGCGACGGGCTCAGGGCTCAATTCGGCGTTCTTCACCTATATCGGCCCGACCGACAAGAAACCGCATGACGAGATCGATTTCGAAGTGCTCGGCAAGAATACCGGCCAGGTCCAGCTCAATCAGTATGTTTCCGCCAAGGGCAATAATGAAAAGCTGGTTCCGGTCGCAGGCGGTGCGGACCAGGGTTTCAACGACTATGCGTTCATCTGGGAGGAGAGCCGCCTCCGTTACTTCGTGAACGGCAAGCTCGTCCACGAAGTGACGGACAAGACGAAGATCCCGCAAAACCCCCAGAAGATTTTTCTCAGCCTCTGGGGAACCGACACGCTCAAGCAGTGGATGGGCGCATTCTCCTACACTCAGCCGACCTCGATGACCGTCGACCGGATCTCCTTTACCGCGATCGGCGAGAAATGCCGCTTTCCTGAATCCGTGCTCTGCACGCTCGGCTGA